The sequence below is a genomic window from Candidatus Kapaibacterium sp..
TAAGAGAAGAAGGACTTATAGTTGATGACTCGTGGGACAACAAATTTTTTCATTTATTAACTGACATATTAGTCAACAATGATACATTAGTCTTGATGAAAACAGCTATGAATAATTCGAAACCCTATTTCGAGCTTGATGATAAATACATTCAGGTAGTGGACAGCATTGCCCATTATGGTGTTAAACATTTTCTGGAATACTTTTTTTTGAATCATGAGAGATATGGAGACCAATACTTTAGCGGTAGTTACAAACTTCATATAAGTGGAAAAGAGCCTGAAACCATCCTTTTACGCAATGCTGTTATCGCAAAGCTAATATCTTGGAGGTTTTTTGTATTTCACGGTGGTGAGGGTGTTTTATTTTATCGAAAGAGTACTCCAAATCCTGAATAATTCCTTTCACCTCTTCTTCTTAAATGTGTAGGGTGCGCTTTCGTCGAGTACTAATGCTTCTTCGACGATTAAAGCGATTAGAGGCAGGTCTATTTTGTCGGGTTCGGTCATCATTATTCCGCCGACTTGGACTCTCTTGCCGAAAGTTAAATATTTTTTCGAGTACTCGAGTTCCTTTGCTCTCACAAAACATAATTCGACAGCCTTGCTTTTGATTGGGTTCATGTAGCAAATCCAGGTCTTGCGGTAATAAAAGGGAACTTTAAACCGTATTTTGGGGTCAATTCCGGGTATTTCAATCATTAAATTGTGAATTATTTGCATCACTTCTCGCTGATTGCCATCATAACTTTCTATAAATTCTTCTATTTCCATTTTTTTCTATTTTTAATTATTAGTGTTTACATTGCAAATATAATAAACTGAAATCATCAAGCAAAAATTATGAAGATAATTTAATTATTTTTCCGAATCAAGTACAATTTACAAGATAATTTCGTAAATTTGCACCTTGTTTTATGAATAAAATTGTAGATATTATGAAATATTTGTTATTGTTTTGCTTGTTCGTATTTGTAAATGCTGTCGGATTGAGGGCTTCATTAGATTCTGTCCGCACTGATGAAATCGTTGTGACAGCCAACAGAGCGCCTTCGCT
It includes:
- a CDS encoding DUF1801 domain-containing protein, producing MEIEEFIESYDGNQREVMQIIHNLMIEIPGIDPKIRFKVPFYYRKTWICYMNPIKSKAVELCFVRAKELEYSKKYLTFGKRVQVGGIMMTEPDKIDLPLIALIVEEALVLDESAPYTFKKKR